Proteins co-encoded in one Diaminobutyricimonas sp. LJ205 genomic window:
- a CDS encoding type IV pilin protein: MTAITRALEAKRARLNEDEKGFTLIELLVVVLIIGILTAIAVPIFLGQQEQAREAAAKSDLGVAKVAYVSAVTANNAVPDVAALGTFGYIKSPDVDAIAIGAGASKTTFCMSTKVTGADAARTYKITESTAVALGTCP, from the coding sequence ATGACTGCAATCACCCGGGCGCTTGAGGCCAAGCGCGCACGTCTCAACGAGGACGAGAAGGGCTTCACCCTGATCGAGCTCCTCGTTGTTGTTCTCATCATCGGCATCCTTACCGCGATCGCAGTGCCGATCTTCCTCGGTCAGCAGGAACAGGCGCGTGAAGCTGCAGCGAAGTCGGACCTGGGCGTTGCCAAGGTTGCATACGTCTCCGCCGTTACGGCCAACAACGCCGTGCCCGACGTCGCGGCCCTCGGCACTTTCGGCTACATCAAGAGCCCTGATGTCGACGCCATCGCGATCGGAGCTGGCGCGTCGAAGACGACGTTCTGCATGTCGACAAAGGTGACGGGCGCGGATGCCGCTCGCACGTACAAGATCACTGAGTCCACGGCTGTAGCGCTCGGGACCTGCCCGTAA
- a CDS encoding type IV pilus twitching motility protein PilT, protein MDKPIYEIPVTEFPRASAPEPPREPEQSNPPTREFLLPPAPLTPSAPYPATSSVEPTARVEPAETAHTPTSRVEPAETAESATHTPVVEERPTESDASRNHPTETPLYLADPTPSPAHYEQPAEPAPASQDGHSVPGWWAELTNELMSDPEPTPPVEPVETFAAPPVPTYAQSVPPASVIEPVQAASAPEPTPVQAPAPTTWSLSQPEPAVAPASAPVLPPASETPLTRPEPEHQAPPAAAAPIPAVPSSQEAEVPAQNTAPTNTAPSYSAQSDVQPIPAAPVLAPPPAYVPTVIDEVADEWRESRANADQDLITALQEVLLSGASDLHVSANAAPMIRVDGGLRPIEGSEPWSRDKVATALHSIMTPAQQTAFEEHLELDFAYTISSNARFRVNIYQQRASLGAAFRLIPTEIKQLHELGIPDSVERFAKLVRGLVLVTGPTGSGKSTTLAALIDLVNRSRADHIMTVEDPIEFLHQNHKSLVNQREVGHDTHSFGAALKHVLRQDPDVILVGELRDLETISVALTAAETGHLVFATLHTQSAAQSIDRIIDVFPPHQQEQVRAQLASTLQGVVTQTLLKKSGGRGRVVATEVLVATPAINNLIREGKTYQITSSMQAGRELGMHTLDQHLADLVNSGQITPAAAYEKCQDPETLKRLIHRQESPTGGGLPGAIDFGDSFSAGVK, encoded by the coding sequence ATGGACAAGCCGATTTACGAGATTCCGGTTACGGAGTTTCCGCGTGCCTCCGCGCCGGAGCCGCCGCGCGAGCCCGAACAGTCCAACCCGCCGACGCGCGAGTTCCTGCTCCCACCCGCCCCGCTCACCCCGTCGGCCCCCTACCCGGCCACGTCGTCGGTCGAGCCCACCGCGCGGGTCGAGCCCGCCGAGACCGCCCACACTCCCACCTCGCGGGTCGAGCCTGCCGAGACCGCGGAGTCCGCCACCCACACTCCGGTGGTTGAGGAGCGCCCTACGGAGTCGGACGCGTCTCGAAACCACCCCACCGAGACCCCGCTCTACCTCGCCGACCCCACCCCGTCGCCCGCGCACTACGAGCAGCCGGCCGAGCCCGCTCCGGCATCCCAAGACGGTCACTCCGTTCCCGGATGGTGGGCCGAGCTAACGAACGAGCTCATGAGCGACCCCGAGCCCACCCCGCCGGTCGAGCCAGTCGAGACCTTCGCCGCCCCGCCGGTCCCGACCTACGCCCAATCCGTTCCGCCGGCATCCGTGATCGAGCCAGTTCAAGCAGCTTCGGCTCCCGAACCGACGCCGGTCCAGGCGCCCGCCCCGACAACCTGGTCGCTGAGCCAGCCGGAACCCGCCGTGGCTCCCGCTTCCGCGCCAGTTCTCCCGCCCGCATCCGAGACCCCCCTCACGCGACCCGAACCCGAGCACCAGGCGCCGCCCGCCGCGGCCGCCCCTATTCCAGCCGTTCCGTCGAGTCAGGAGGCCGAAGTGCCCGCTCAGAACACCGCGCCCACGAACACCGCACCCAGCTACAGCGCGCAGAGCGACGTGCAGCCGATCCCCGCAGCACCGGTCCTCGCGCCGCCGCCCGCCTACGTTCCAACGGTGATCGATGAGGTCGCCGACGAGTGGCGCGAGTCCCGGGCAAATGCTGATCAGGACCTGATCACCGCGCTGCAGGAGGTGCTGCTGTCCGGGGCATCCGACCTGCACGTGAGCGCGAACGCGGCGCCGATGATCCGCGTCGACGGCGGCCTGCGGCCGATCGAGGGCAGCGAGCCGTGGAGCCGCGACAAGGTTGCCACCGCGCTGCACAGCATCATGACGCCGGCGCAGCAGACGGCGTTCGAGGAGCACCTCGAGCTCGACTTTGCCTACACGATCTCCAGCAACGCGCGCTTCCGCGTCAACATTTATCAGCAGCGGGCGTCGCTTGGTGCCGCCTTCCGTCTGATCCCGACCGAGATCAAGCAGCTGCACGAGCTCGGCATCCCCGACAGCGTCGAACGCTTCGCCAAGCTGGTCCGCGGTCTGGTGCTGGTCACCGGGCCAACCGGTTCCGGCAAGTCGACGACGCTCGCCGCTCTGATCGACCTGGTGAACCGTTCGCGTGCCGACCACATCATGACGGTCGAGGACCCCATCGAGTTCCTGCACCAGAACCACAAGTCGTTGGTCAACCAGCGCGAGGTCGGTCACGACACGCACAGCTTCGGTGCCGCGCTCAAGCACGTGCTGCGGCAGGACCCCGACGTAATCCTGGTCGGCGAGCTCCGTGACCTCGAGACCATCTCGGTGGCGCTGACCGCAGCCGAGACCGGTCACCTCGTCTTCGCCACCTTGCACACGCAGTCGGCGGCGCAGTCGATCGACCGCATCATCGACGTCTTCCCGCCGCATCAGCAGGAGCAGGTGCGCGCGCAGCTTGCGTCGACCCTGCAGGGTGTCGTCACGCAGACCCTGCTCAAGAAGAGCGGAGGCCGCGGCCGTGTCGTTGCCACGGAGGTGCTCGTCGCTACTCCCGCGATTAACAACCTGATCCGCGAGGGCAAGACCTACCAGATCACCTCGTCGATGCAGGCCGGACGTGAACTCGGAATGCACACGCTCGACCAGCACCTGGCAGACCTCGTCAACAGCGGCCAGATCACGCCGGCTGCCGCATACGAGAAGTGCCAGGACCCCGAGACGCTCAAGCGCCTGATTCACCGGCAGGAGTCGCCGACTGGCGGCGGACTGCCCGGCGCCATCGACTTCGGCGACTCGTTCTCGGCAGGAGTCAAGTAA
- a CDS encoding type II secretion system protein J, producing the protein MTRNSSRQEGGFTLIELLVYMLLSAVVLMLAGGLLINSILTQRTISDSAESTNTGQLIAQAMSAAVRDASAVRVVSGDPAILLVQVVDDARATPPAAHCEAWALNSGDMRMVRYSGATGAPVSDAAVASWLTTAVGGFNTWTKLATDASAHDGGSGPIPVFQANGSTGVDLTLDVATGRGVTALIETTAVSRQPSLTGVSPTCF; encoded by the coding sequence ATGACTCGCAACTCGAGTCGCCAAGAAGGCGGCTTCACCCTGATCGAACTGCTCGTCTACATGCTTCTGTCAGCCGTCGTGCTGATGCTTGCAGGTGGTCTGCTGATCAACTCCATCCTCACGCAGCGCACCATCAGCGACTCCGCTGAGTCGACCAACACCGGTCAGCTCATCGCTCAAGCAATGTCCGCCGCAGTTCGCGACGCGTCCGCGGTGCGGGTGGTGTCGGGTGATCCCGCGATCCTCCTGGTCCAAGTTGTGGACGACGCTCGTGCAACCCCGCCCGCTGCTCACTGTGAGGCGTGGGCACTCAATTCCGGTGACATGCGGATGGTCCGCTACAGCGGCGCGACCGGCGCGCCCGTGTCCGACGCGGCCGTCGCATCCTGGCTGACCACCGCCGTCGGCGGATTCAACACCTGGACAAAACTGGCCACCGACGCCAGCGCGCACGATGGTGGATCGGGTCCGATTCCTGTCTTTCAAGCCAATGGATCCACGGGAGTGGACCTCACCCTCGACGTCGCGACCGGCCGCGGCGTCACCGCGCTGATTGAGACCACCGCGGTCAGCCGGCAACCATCTTTGACGGGAGTGTCCCCGACATGCTTCTAG
- a CDS encoding A24 family peptidase has protein sequence MVDVVPAVVGGIGLLIGSFLNVVVHRVPLGRSVVSPPSACGECGAGIRPRDNVPVLSWLLLRGRCRDCGARISARYPLVELGTAIAFALVAWWVTTAFPAANASSIVGLGSALAAFLYLAAISVALTMIDLETHTLPNRIVLPAYAVAAALLIPAALLIGEPGRLVTAAIGAAALFGAYLLIVLAYPGGMGLGDVKLAGVLGMYLGWLGWGPLAVGAFAAFVLGGLFGAILMLVHRANRKTAIPYGPWMIAGAWVGVFAGDWLAAAYLRLFGLGE, from the coding sequence GTGGTTGATGTGGTGCCAGCAGTTGTCGGCGGAATCGGTCTGCTGATCGGTTCATTCCTCAACGTCGTCGTGCACCGAGTGCCGCTCGGCCGGTCCGTGGTTTCGCCACCGAGCGCCTGCGGCGAATGCGGTGCGGGTATCCGCCCCCGCGATAACGTTCCTGTGCTGTCCTGGCTGCTCCTCCGCGGCCGGTGCCGTGACTGCGGCGCACGCATCTCTGCGCGCTATCCGCTCGTCGAGCTCGGCACCGCGATCGCATTCGCATTAGTGGCATGGTGGGTCACGACAGCGTTCCCAGCTGCGAATGCTTCATCCATCGTCGGTCTGGGTTCCGCGCTCGCCGCCTTCCTGTACCTGGCCGCAATCAGCGTGGCACTTACGATGATCGATCTCGAGACCCACACGCTGCCGAATCGCATCGTGCTGCCCGCGTATGCGGTTGCTGCCGCACTGCTGATTCCCGCCGCGCTTTTGATCGGGGAGCCGGGGCGCCTGGTCACAGCCGCGATCGGGGCGGCCGCACTTTTCGGCGCTTACCTACTGATCGTGCTCGCCTATCCCGGAGGGATGGGACTGGGTGATGTGAAGCTTGCCGGTGTGCTCGGAATGTACCTGGGATGGCTCGGCTGGGGCCCACTCGCCGTTGGCGCGTTCGCCGCCTTCGTGCTCGGCGGACTGTTCGGAGCGATACTGATGCTGGTTCATCGGGCGAATCGTAAAACGGCTATTCCGTACGGTCCGTGGATGATCGCGGGCGCATGGGTAGGGGTGTTCGCAGGCGACTGGCTTGCGGCCGCGTATCTGCGGCTGTTTGGCCTGGGGGAATAA
- the pilM gene encoding type IV pilus assembly protein PilM — translation MVQRIVGVDIGDTALRAVEVHNPTKARPTVVRFHEIALPEGAVRSGEVIEQNTVATALRQLWSEGRFKTRDVVIGIGNQKVVARDLTVAHAPIKRIREALPFQVQDLIPVPVEDALLDFYPIAAVEGENGPAVTGLLIAAVKAAVEANVSAVRQAGLSPVDVDLIPFALLRALNHATEGTNAFIDIGAAATNVVLATNGVPQFVRIIPSGGDDLTRAIASRLSLEFDAAERVKRSVGLAPQDPEQQAIAQVIYEVSVELLTSLRNTLHFFANTRTNGEIQRVVLNGGGAYLPGFAALLQEAVRVPVEFGDPLSRVALGKGVTADAKNQKGAMTVALGLAIGGAA, via the coding sequence ATGGTGCAACGAATCGTGGGGGTCGACATCGGCGACACAGCCCTGCGCGCGGTAGAGGTCCACAATCCGACGAAGGCGCGTCCGACTGTGGTGCGATTCCATGAAATCGCGCTGCCCGAGGGGGCTGTCCGCAGCGGCGAGGTCATCGAGCAGAATACCGTCGCGACTGCGCTCAGGCAGCTCTGGTCGGAGGGCCGGTTTAAGACTCGCGACGTCGTGATCGGGATTGGCAACCAAAAGGTCGTCGCCCGTGACCTGACAGTTGCGCATGCGCCGATCAAGCGGATCCGCGAGGCCTTGCCGTTTCAGGTGCAGGATCTCATCCCCGTGCCTGTCGAAGACGCGCTGCTGGATTTCTACCCGATCGCAGCAGTGGAAGGTGAGAACGGGCCGGCGGTGACTGGACTCCTGATCGCCGCAGTGAAGGCTGCGGTCGAGGCGAATGTCAGTGCGGTGCGACAGGCGGGTCTCTCCCCAGTCGACGTCGACCTCATCCCCTTCGCCCTGCTGCGGGCACTGAATCACGCAACCGAAGGAACGAATGCGTTCATCGACATCGGGGCGGCGGCCACGAATGTGGTGCTCGCCACGAATGGCGTGCCCCAATTCGTTCGCATCATTCCGTCCGGTGGAGACGACCTTACTCGGGCCATCGCTTCGCGGCTCAGCCTCGAGTTTGACGCGGCCGAGAGGGTGAAGCGGTCAGTTGGCCTAGCTCCGCAGGATCCTGAGCAGCAGGCCATCGCTCAGGTCATCTACGAGGTGAGCGTCGAGTTGCTGACCAGCTTGCGAAACACCCTGCACTTCTTCGCCAATACCCGTACGAATGGCGAGATACAGCGGGTCGTGCTGAACGGTGGTGGCGCATACCTGCCGGGCTTCGCCGCCTTGCTGCAGGAGGCCGTGCGCGTCCCGGTCGAGTTCGGTGATCCGCTATCGCGGGTAGCTCTCGGCAAGGGCGTAACCGCGGATGCCAAGAATCAGAAGGGCGCGATGACAGTCGCGCTCGGGCTAGCCATCGGAGGTGCGGCGTGA
- a CDS encoding WXG100 family type VII secretion target, with protein MANLNVTYGDMRDAASRLQTGKDDLIAKLTELQSLVSNLVSGGYVTDASSGAFNESYNQFTTGTKTAVEGLDGLSQYLTKAAEALQTTDQELANALKG; from the coding sequence ATGGCGAATCTGAACGTAACCTACGGCGACATGCGGGACGCGGCCAGCCGGCTGCAGACTGGCAAGGACGACTTGATCGCCAAGCTCACCGAGCTGCAGTCGCTCGTCAGCAACCTCGTCTCGGGTGGCTACGTCACCGACGCGTCCTCTGGCGCGTTCAACGAGTCGTACAACCAGTTCACCACCGGCACCAAGACTGCCGTTGAAGGCCTCGACGGACTCTCGCAGTACCTGACCAAGGCCGCCGAGGCGCTGCAGACCACGGACCAGGAACTCGCAAACGCGCTCAAGGGCTAA
- a CDS encoding type II secretion system F family protein, producing the protein MAPAVTFTYRGRNSSGKTVKGTVDAPSETAVAARLRMMGIAPTEIREGSGTGLNRDISLGGMFEKKVGLKDLAVMSRQMATMVGAGLSLLRTLSILAAQSENPKLADVLTRVQADVEAGSSLSEAMARHDREFPPLMINMVRAGETGGFLETSLESIAENYEKEVELRATIKSALSYPVVVLVMAILAVIAMLLFIVPIFKNMFAGLGGTLPVPTLVLVWLSEQLIWAGPLFVIVAVIFAVWWARNKNTDRVRRVVDPFKLRLPVFGLLFKKIAIARFTRNFSTMMASGVPILTALSVVGGTSGNWVIEQMAAKVQEAVRQGRPLAGPLAEEPVIPPMVAQMVAVGEDSGSLETMLRKVSDFYDAEVKATTEQLTSLIEPLMIAFIGVIVGGMIVSLYLPMFSMFELVK; encoded by the coding sequence TTGGCCCCCGCAGTCACCTTCACCTATCGCGGCCGGAATTCGTCCGGCAAGACGGTGAAGGGAACGGTAGACGCTCCGTCCGAAACCGCGGTCGCCGCGCGCCTGCGCATGATGGGCATCGCGCCGACCGAGATCCGAGAGGGCTCGGGGACCGGCCTCAACCGCGACATCAGCTTGGGCGGCATGTTCGAGAAAAAGGTCGGGCTGAAAGACCTCGCGGTGATGAGCAGGCAGATGGCGACCATGGTGGGTGCGGGACTCTCGCTGCTGCGCACCCTGTCGATTCTCGCGGCGCAGAGCGAGAATCCGAAGCTCGCTGACGTTCTTACGCGAGTGCAGGCTGATGTTGAGGCCGGCAGTTCACTGTCGGAGGCGATGGCCCGCCATGACCGCGAGTTCCCGCCGCTGATGATCAACATGGTGCGCGCGGGTGAGACCGGCGGGTTCCTCGAGACCTCGCTCGAATCGATCGCCGAGAACTACGAGAAAGAGGTCGAGCTGCGGGCGACAATCAAGTCCGCGCTGTCCTACCCGGTCGTCGTGCTGGTCATGGCAATCCTCGCGGTGATCGCGATGTTGCTCTTCATCGTGCCGATCTTCAAGAACATGTTCGCGGGGCTGGGTGGCACCCTGCCAGTCCCGACGCTCGTCCTGGTATGGCTCTCGGAGCAGTTGATCTGGGCCGGTCCGCTCTTCGTGATCGTTGCCGTCATCTTCGCTGTCTGGTGGGCGCGCAACAAGAACACCGACCGGGTTCGCCGCGTCGTCGATCCATTCAAGCTGCGCCTGCCAGTTTTCGGCCTTCTCTTCAAGAAGATCGCGATCGCCAGGTTCACGCGCAACTTCTCGACGATGATGGCTTCGGGCGTGCCCATCCTCACCGCTTTGAGCGTCGTCGGCGGAACCTCGGGCAACTGGGTGATCGAGCAAATGGCCGCGAAGGTACAGGAGGCCGTGCGGCAGGGCCGTCCGCTCGCCGGCCCGCTGGCCGAGGAGCCGGTCATCCCACCGATGGTCGCCCAGATGGTCGCGGTCGGTGAGGACTCCGGGTCGCTGGAGACGATGCTCCGCAAGGTCTCGGATTTCTACGACGCCGAGGTCAAGGCCACGACCGAGCAGCTCACTTCGCTTATCGAGCCGCTCATGATCGCCTTCATCGGTGTCATCGTGGGCGGCATGATCGTGTCGCTCTACCTGCCGATGTTCAGCATGTTCGAACTCGTCAAGTAG
- a CDS encoding GspE/PulE family protein — protein MTSLTEILILRGLVPIESLDTLTGNPVDEMESARALVDEGTITAVQLASARAAQANLPFVELIDYPVEATAVALVSAAICRRHGVLPLALNDDLLTLAMVDPGNVFAIDDVRATAKVRVNPVVAEQSDLLAALDRYHRADGELNDLSSVLEEESAAAESDESTESLDDDAPIVRFVNLLISQGIQDHASDIHIEPAEKDLRVRYRIDGVLHEMQRAPKAIQNGVISRLKIMSDIDIAERRKPQDGRMSISHGGRKIDLRVATLPTVWGEKVVMRILDNTNTSLSLRDLNLLEDNFEAYKASYSKPYGMILVTGPTGSGKSTTLYTTLNTVSKPEINVITVEDPVEYRMPGINQVQVNPKAGLTFASALRSILRSDPDVVLLGEIRDHETAQIAIEASLTGHLVLSTLHTNDAPSAVVRLTEMGIEPFLVGSALDCVVAQRLARRLCERCKEAYEPDAERLINLRFGFQDGMPVPELFRPLGCTHCSNTGYRGRLALHEVMTVTEEIERLAVDRASSADIGRLAETQGMSTLRQDGWAKAQLGLTSVDEILRVVA, from the coding sequence ATGACATCCCTCACAGAAATTCTGATCCTGCGGGGTCTGGTGCCGATCGAGAGTCTCGATACGCTCACCGGCAATCCCGTGGACGAGATGGAATCCGCGCGCGCACTCGTTGACGAGGGCACGATCACGGCGGTGCAACTGGCGTCTGCCCGCGCCGCCCAGGCGAACCTGCCGTTCGTGGAACTCATCGACTACCCGGTCGAGGCCACGGCGGTCGCGCTCGTCTCCGCGGCGATCTGCCGCAGGCACGGCGTGCTGCCGCTTGCCCTGAATGACGATCTGCTGACCTTGGCGATGGTCGATCCGGGCAACGTCTTCGCGATCGACGATGTGCGAGCGACCGCCAAGGTGCGCGTGAATCCCGTCGTCGCGGAGCAGAGCGACCTGCTCGCTGCGCTCGACCGGTATCACCGGGCCGACGGCGAACTAAATGACCTCAGCTCGGTCCTCGAAGAGGAAAGCGCCGCAGCCGAGTCCGATGAGAGCACCGAGTCGCTCGACGATGATGCCCCGATCGTGCGGTTCGTGAACCTGCTGATCAGCCAGGGCATCCAGGATCACGCCTCCGACATCCACATCGAGCCGGCCGAGAAGGACCTGCGGGTGCGGTACCGCATCGACGGTGTGCTGCACGAGATGCAGCGGGCGCCGAAGGCGATCCAGAACGGTGTCATCTCGCGGCTGAAGATCATGTCGGACATCGACATCGCCGAGCGCCGCAAGCCGCAGGACGGTCGCATGTCGATCAGCCACGGTGGCCGCAAGATCGACCTTCGTGTCGCGACCCTGCCCACGGTGTGGGGCGAGAAGGTCGTCATGCGAATCCTCGACAACACCAACACCAGCCTGTCGCTGCGCGACCTGAACCTGCTCGAGGACAACTTCGAGGCGTACAAGGCGTCGTACTCGAAGCCCTACGGCATGATCTTGGTCACCGGCCCGACCGGTTCCGGAAAGTCGACGACGCTGTACACCACACTGAACACGGTGTCGAAGCCCGAGATCAATGTAATCACGGTCGAGGACCCGGTCGAGTACCGGATGCCGGGAATCAACCAGGTGCAGGTGAACCCCAAGGCGGGCCTAACCTTCGCCAGTGCGTTGCGGTCCATCCTGCGATCCGACCCCGACGTGGTGCTGCTCGGTGAGATCCGTGACCATGAGACCGCGCAGATCGCGATCGAGGCGTCGCTCACCGGTCACCTGGTGTTGTCCACGCTGCACACCAATGACGCTCCGAGCGCCGTTGTCCGTCTCACCGAGATGGGCATCGAACCGTTCCTGGTCGGCTCGGCGCTGGACTGCGTGGTCGCCCAGCGTCTGGCGCGCCGCCTCTGCGAACGCTGCAAGGAGGCGTACGAGCCTGACGCCGAGCGCCTCATCAACCTGCGGTTCGGTTTCCAGGACGGGATGCCGGTTCCCGAGCTGTTCCGCCCGCTGGGCTGCACGCATTGCTCGAACACCGGCTATCGCGGGCGGCTCGCGCTGCACGAGGTGATGACGGTGACCGAGGAGATCGAGCGGCTTGCGGTCGATCGAGCATCCAGCGCCGACATCGGCCGGCTGGCGGAGACACAGGGGATGTCGACGCTGCGGCAGGACGGCTGGGCGAAGGCGCAGCTCGGGCTGACCAGCGTCGACGAGATTTTGAGGGTCGTGGCGTAA